AAGCTTTTTTGAAAATTCTAAAATATCATGGGTGAATTTTTTATCAAAAGTGAATTTCTCATAATTTTGATTCATCTCCTGAATCCTGAACATCCCGGTTTTTCCTGCGCAATTCACAACAAAACGGATGGTAATATAACCGTTACTGCTATTGGTGTCGCGTAAATTTAATGTTTTTAATTCTCGTTCTATTTTAATTTTTTCGCCTAAATATTGAACTCCTTTAGAATCATTATAATATTGAAAAGACAGGTCTTGTGGCCAACATTTTTTAAATTCAGCTTCATCTACATTCTCATCAAAAACGATATCTCCAATTTGAGCCGGATATTTTGATATCCTATTTTTTTCTGCCTGACAATTTATAAAAAGAGGAAGCAGCAAAATGAAGCCAATTAAATTTCTCATTACTATTTTTAAAACTTTCTTCCGTGCATTTTACAACACTTCCGAAACGGTATTCATCAGTGATGAGTTTTGTAAATCTTTCATTTAAAAATAACTCTTGTTTTATGCTGTCACTGCAGCCCGACTTGAACGGAGCTCTTTTTAATTCGTGACTGCGCTTGTCGAAGTCACCAATTAAAAAAGCGGGAGTGGAAGGCGGAATTGTCTGCCCAAATACCTACTGAACCGTTCTTCCTAAAAGTGTTCCCTGCGTATTTCCTTCCACAAATACGGTCACAAAGTCTCCTAATTTCTGTCCGGGCAATTTATCGAAAACGCAAACTGCATTTTGAGAATTACGTCCTTTCCACTGGTTTTCGTTTTTTCGGGAAGTTCCTTCAATTAAAACCTCGTGGTTTCTACCCACATATCCTTGCATTCTTTTACGGGAAAGTTCGCCCTGTAACGCAATTACTTCTGCTAATCTTCTTTGTTTTACCTCTGCTGGAATATCGTCTTCCATCTTTTTTGCGGCTGGCGTTCCCGGTCGTTCTGAGTAGGAGAACATGTAGCCGTAATCGTATTCTACTTCTCTCATTAAAGATAAGGTCAGTTGATGATCTTCTTCGGTTTCGCCACAGAATCCGATGATCATATCCTGAGAAAATGAAACATCCGGAACGATGGCTTTTGCTTGTCGAATGAGCTCCAGATATTCTGCACGCGTGTGCTGGCGGTTCATTCTTTCGAGCATTCTGTCGCTTCCACTTTGTACTGGCAGGTGAACATATTTGCAAATATTATCATACTTCGCCATCACATGAAAAACGTCGGTTGTCATATCATGAGGATTGGAAGTTGAGAATCTGATTCGCATTTTGGGAACGGCAAGTGCAACCATCTCCATTAACTGCGCAAAATTAACTGCGGTTAATTTCTGCATCTCACTGGCTTTTTTAAAGTCTTTTTTAGGACCGCCGCCAAACCAAAGATAAGAATCTACGTTTTGTCCGAGTAAGGTAATTTCTTTATATCCATTGTCCCAAAGTTGCTTACATTCTTCGATAATTGAATGAGGATCGCGACTCCTCTCGCGACCGCGCGTAAATGGGACTACACAAAAAGTACACATATTATCGCAACCTCTGGTGATGGTCACGAACGCGGTAACACCGTTTCCACCCAAACGGACCGGGTTGATATCGGCGTATGTTTCATCTTTCGATAAAATAACATTGATGGCATCGCGGCCACCCTCTGTTTCTTTTAATAAATTAGGCAAATCCCGGTAAGCATCGGGGCCAACAACGAGGTCTACCAATTGCTCTTCTTCGAGGAATTTGGTTTTTAAACGTTCGGCCATGCAACCCAAAACACCCACTGTTAAATTGGGTTTTTCCTTCTTCAGATTTTTGAACTGAGAAAGTCTCATTCGTACGGTTTGTTCAGCTTTATCCCGAATAGAGCAGGTATTTAATAAGATTAAATCTGCATCATCTGGAGATAGAGTCGTGTTGTAGCCTTGTTCATTCAGAATAGAAGCTACAATTTCAGAATCCGAGAAATTCATTTGACAGCCGTAGCTTTCTAAAAACAATTTCTTAGAATTCTGTGGTTTTTCGGCGATTGCAAAAGCTTCACCTTGTTTGGTTTCGTCTATATATTTTTCTTGCACTGTAATAAAATTTTAGATTTTGAATGTAGATTCAAAACAAGAGAGCAAAGATACAAATTTCTGTGACAGAATGGCAGATTAGGGATTGGAATTAGGTAAAAACCTATTTTTAAATGAATTGAAACTGAAGTCTTTTATTTTGTTTGGGGGGCACTGATTTCTTAGTTGTGATTTCCAATTTTTCAGTTTTCACTTATTTTAAATTAAATAAAATAGTATTTTAAGAGAGACATCAATTTATTGCAAAAAAAATAAAATCAGTTTTAGAAACACCTTTAAATCTGGAGAAAATTAATCATGGTCATACACTTCCGTATTGAAGGTGATTTCGTACTGATAAATAGAACTTAATTTCTTGTTGTTTTTCTCTGCGGGTTCCCAGTTTTTGTTGGTTTTTCTCAGAACATAATTCAAGTCATCCAGCAGCAACTGATGATTTTTGAATTTAGGTTTTATGTCAACTATTTTTGCAAAACCGGTGTCATTAACATAAAGTGAAAAAGTAACAACCCCATTGATGACATAATTTTCAGAAACGGTATAGTTTAAGGCTCTAATAAATTCTTTATGCAGCTTTTCTTTTCCGAGTTTGTAAGAAGCTTCTTTATCGAAATTCTTTGGGCGCTGTTCCGATGAATTTTGAGAATAGTGTTGAATAGCGGTCAGAGAAAGGATGATTAATAAAAATTAATGTATGTCCGTAACTCCACATAATTTCGTATATTTGTTTGATAATTAAATCATTGAGATGAATATTTTTAGTTTTGGCGTAGAGTTTAGCAGTGAAGAGGATTGTATATCTCATTTTAAAGCAGAACGTGACAAAATTGGCGTTTCCTGCAAGTGCGGAAAAACTGATTTTTTTTGGATTAAAAGCAGATTAAGTTACGAGTGTAAATCTTGTAGAAAGCGAACTACATTACGAAGTGGAACCATCATGGAAAATTCCAATTTGTCCTTTCTAGTTTGGTATAAAGCGATGTTTTTGATGAGTGCAACAAAAAAAGGATTTTCTGCTAAAGAAATGCAAAGGCAATTAGGTTTGAAGCGCTATGAGCCAGTTTGGGCTATGATGCACAAATTGAGAAAAGCGATGGGAAAACGAGATGAAAGATACACTTTAGAGGGCATGATTGAAATGGATGAAGGGTATTTTACAGTTGAATCTAGAGAACTGGAACAAGAGAAAGGGATTCGTGGAAGAGGTGCAGTTGGAAAGCAAAATGTTGCAGTGATGGCGGAATCTACGCCATTAGAAAATATAGAAACAGGAGAGACATCGAAATCTTGTAGATATTTTAAAGCAATAGTATTAGAAGATCATACAGCAGAGGGAATTAATGAGACTATTAAAGAATCTTTGGCAGAATCCAGCATAGTTTTTACAGATCAAAGCACGTCATATGTTGATATATCACAACTTGTAGAAATTCATATTTCAGAAAAATCTTCGAAAGAAACTACAAAAGATACTTTGCGTTGGGTTCACATATTTATCAGTAATGCGAAAAGGAATTTATTAGGAAATTACCACAAAATAAAACGCAAAAACCTTCAACTTTATCTAAATGAGTTTGTTTATAAGTTAAATCGGAGATATTTTGAAGATAAACTGTTCGATAGACTTGTGATAGCAAGCATTACAGGAGTATGATAAAAAACGGATATACATATAAAAATTTCGTCATTACTTGAATTTCCATCAAAAGTAGAAAAACTTTGCGAATCGTCACAAAGTTTTCCTTTTTATTAGGCGAGGATTAAATATCCGCACTTTCCGTCACGAAGTTTAATTTAATTCTTATTTTAGAATCCACCGGAATATTATCGCATTTAGAAGGCGTCCAGTTTTTTTTAATTTTTTTTACTGCAAACTTCAGGTCACGCAAAAACATTTCACTGTTTTCAACTTTTGGAGTGATATTAAGTTGCGTCATTTTTCCCTCTTTATCGATATCAATATGCAGAAAGAAGGTTCCGTTTACGACATAAATTTCTCGATCGACATAGGCTGAAATGTATTGAAAAAGCACTCTGTTAAAAGCGACATCACCGCCTTCGAACTGCGCGCGCACGAATTTCGAATCTTCACCACAGGAAGCAACCTTATAATAATCAAAGGGTTTTTTAATATCAACACGGAAAAAATTCTGGCTGTTTTCAGAGAAAAAGAAACCTTCCTGCAAATCTTCTATATCCTGAGCCTTTAAAAATACAGAAGCGAAAATGAGCAAAAAAAACAATTTTTTCATGATTTTACTATTTGAACATAAATTTACGAAAAACCCATAAATATGAGGGTCTAAATTCCGCGATTTATAGTACTTCTATTTGATTTTTCAGTAAATCTTCAAATTCCTCTCTTCTTCTGATTAAGTGCGCTTTGCCGTCTAAGAAAAACACTTCCGCTGGTTTTAGTCGCGAATTGAAATTAGAACTCATTTCAAAACCATAAGCTCCGGCATTTCTAAAGACTAAAATATCTCCTTCCCGAACTTCATTTATTTTTCTGTCCCAGGCAAAAGTGTCGGTTTCACAAATGTTTCCAACCACCGTATAAATCCTTTCGGGTCCTTTTGGATTTGATAAATTTTCTATAATATGATAGGAATCGTAAAACATGGGGCGAATTAAATGATTAAAACCAGAATTAATTCCCACGAAAACGGTGGCAGTTGTTTGTTTAATGACATTTGATTTTACGAGGAAATGCCCGCTCTCACTCACGAGGTATTTTCCAGGCTCAAACCAAAGTTGAAACTTTCTGCTGCTTTCTTTCTGATAATCAGCCACGGCTTTTTCTACTTTTTTACCTAAAGTTTTCACATCGGTTTCCATATCTCCTTCCTGATAAGGAACTTTGAAGCCGCTTCCCATATCGATGTATTTTAAGTCCGGGAAATGTTCTGCCAGTTCGAACATGATCTCGAGGCCTTGTAGAAAAACATCAGCATCTTTAATTTCACTTCCGGTATGCATATGCAATCCTTCGACTAAAAGATTAGTTGATTTCATGACGCGTTCGATATGACGAAGTTGGTGAATAGAAATTCCAAACTTAGAATCGATATGACCCGTGGAAATTTTGTGATTTCCACCGGCATAAATGTGTGGGTTGATTCGCACGAAGATGGGATATGTATTTCCGTATTTGTTACCAAACTGTTCCAAAATTGAGATATTATCAATGTTGATATGAACTTTTAAACCCATCGCTTCTTCAATTTCCCGCAAGTCGACACAATTTGGCGTGAACAAAATTTTGTCGGAAGTGAATCCAGCTTTTAAACCTAATTTCACTTCATTGATTGAAACACAGTCTAAACTTGCTCCTAGATTTTTAATGTATTTTAAAATATTAATGTTCGTCAACGCCTTTGCAGCGTAAAAGAAACGCGTGCTTTTATGAAAGGAAGACGTTAGTTTTTCGTAGTGATTTTTAATGCTTTCCGCGTCATAAACATAAGTAGGTGTCCCGAATTCTTCGGCGATTTTGATTAAATTTTTATCGGTCATATTGGTATTATTTTTAAAATTAAAAAAGCAGACTCCAAAAGAGCCTGCTTTACAAATATCATTAAAATATGAGCTCTTATTCCACGGAGTATGCCTTAGAGAAAAACTTTTTTCCCTTAGAAGCGACCTTTTTTATAGAATTAAGAACCTTCATTATTTCTTACTAAATTTTTTTCAAAAATATATTTTTTAATTTAATACGACACTATTTATTTTACAGGAAGCGGAACAATTTCAAAATCGCCTCTCAAAAGTCCTAATTTCAGGTCGTTTTGCAAATCTGCAGTTGGGAAGTCAATGTCAATTTTTAAACTGGACAATTTTTGCAGAGATTCAATTTGGGTATATAGTTCGTAAAAGCCATAGCTTTTTAATTTTCCTTTTTCAAAAAGTAAAAAGTATTTTTCTCCCAAAACTCTGCCCGTAGAAATCCATAGCTCATCTTTTTTACTAATTGTAATTCTTTTTTTTAAGTTGTTTACATCTTTTAATTCGGGATTACTGTTGATGAAACTTACGGCTTTGCTTCCCTGGGTAAATGATTTAAATTTTAATAAAGGTTTTTCAATCTTTTGATTAGAAATTTTGTCTGCAAAATAATTATCGTTTTTATGATACAGGCCGAAGAGTAAAGATTCCTTTTTTCTCAAACCTTTGGTTTTCATTAAAAGTTTTGCTAGCACATCATTTCCCGTGAGTTCGTAATGAATTTGCTCTACTTCTTCTTGAATGGTCTTCCAGCGTTTTGATTTGGAATTAAATACACTCTTTGCAAACTTATTCAGATCCTCTACAAAGTCTGAAAATATTATTTTTCCGTCTTTATCCTGAAAATAAAGAATTCCTTTCTCTGCGGGTAAATCCTGTGTAAGATCCCGAATTTTATTTAGATAAGTTTTCGCGTTGACCTCATCGTGATGTTGTTGAATGATTTCAGAATCCTTGTCTTTAATCATTAATAATTTGAACAGTTCCAAAGTTGCCTTCGCATCACCGGAAGCGCGGTGTTGGTCAACCAAAGGAATACCAAGGGATTTCACCAATTTTCCAAGGTTGTAACTTTCCGCCATTGGAATCAGTTTTTTGGCTAAGGGAATGGTGTCTATCGTGTTGATTTTGAAGTCATAACCTAATCTTTTAAATTCCTGCCGAAGCATTCTGTAATCGAATTCAATATTGTGTCCAACTAAAGTCGTGTTTTCGGTGATTTCAACGACTCTTTTGGCTATTTCATGAAACTTTGGTGCGGTTCTTACCATTTTTGGCGATATTTTCGTCAATTTTTGTACAAATGGCGTGATGTCGCTTTCGGGATTGACCAAGGAAATAAACTGGTCTACAATGCGGTGGCCGTCATATTTATACACGGCGATTTCGATGATGCTTTCTTTACGAAAGGGTGCACCGTTACTTTCTATATCGATTACTGAATACAAATTCTTCTGATTAAATTATCTTCTTTTTCCTGTGATCATTCCTAATGCAAACTTACCGAGTTCCCGGGCAAAGGTATTCATAAAAGTTTTTCCGGCTCTGCTGCCAATTACTTCCTGAAAAACATTTGGTTGCTCTTTTGTGACGGATTTCTTCATTGTTGGTGCAGCATCCTGTACCGCTTGGTCCATTCTGGTAGTCAGCATTTCGTAGGCGGAATCTTTATTTACGGTTTGCTCATATTTTTTCACCAATGCAGATTGGCCCGTTAAGGCAGCGACTTCTGACTCGGTCAAAACATCCATTCTACTTTCAGGTGAAATTAAAAAAGTATGAACCAAAGGAGTCGGAATTCCTTTCTCATCTAAAGCCGTGATAAATGCTTCCCCAATTCCCAGATTTTGAATGAGTTGTGCGGAATCGTAATATTCTGTGATCGGATAATTTTCTACCGCTTTCGAAATTTCTTTTCGGTCTTTCGCTGTGAAACCACGTAACGCATGTTGAATTTTCATTCCCAGTTGGCTCAAAACATTTTCCGGAACGTCGCCCGGGATTTGGGTAATAAAATAAATTCCAACTCCTTTTGAACGGATGAGTTTTACCATCGTTTCAATTTGTGCCAATAAAGTTTTGCTTGCTTCATTAAAAATAAGATGCGCTTCATCGATAAACAGGACAAATTTCGGTTTTCCTGAATCGCCTTCTTCAGGGAAAGTCATGTAAATCTCTGCAAAAAGAGACAACATAAATGTGGAAAAAAGTTGGGGCTGACTTTGAATATTTTGAACTCTTAAAATATTTACGACTCCTTTTCCGTCGCGCGTTTGCAATAAATCATTTACGTCAAAACTCGGTTCACCAAAAAATTCGGTTGCACCTTGCTGCTCCAATGCAACAATTGAACGTAAAATTGCACCCAAAGATGCCGGTGAGATAGAACCATAATTAGCTTTTAAATCTGCCTTTCCCTGATCGTTATCAGTAAGATATTGAAGCAGTTTTTTCAAGTCATGGAGGTCAATTAAAGGCAAGCCTTTATCATCCGAATATTTAAAAACAATCGACATGATGCTGCTTTGCGTATCATTCAAATTTAAAATTTTACTTAAAAGCAAAGGTCCAAATTCTGTAACGGTTGCACGAAGTTTTACGCCTTTTTCACCAGAAATCGACATCAATTCTACCGGAAAAGATTGCGCTTGATAAGGGAGTTGTGTCTTGGCATATCGTTCAGATATAATTGCGCTTTCCGTTCCAGGCTCAGCGATTCCTGAGAAATCTCCTTTGATATCTAAAACAAGCGAAGGAATTCCAGCGTGGGAAAGTTGCTCTGCAAAAACCTGTACTGTTTTGGTTTTCCCGGTTCCGGTTGCGCCGGCGATTAAACCGTGACGGTTGATTGTTTTCAAGGGAATAGTTACATCGACTTCGGTTACAACTTCACCATCGAGCATTCCTTTTCCTAAAGTGATAAATTCTCCTTTTGGGGTGTATCTCGACGTAAGTTCCTGTATGAATTTTTCTTTATCTGCCATCTTATGTTTGTTTGAAAGGATAAAGATAAAAAATAATAGAGATTATAAATTACGTTGCTACAAATATTCCTTAGTTTAGATGATGAAAATCATTTTTAATTAAGATGAAAAAGTCTTAATTTTGACCTGTCATGAAATCCATAATTACAATCATATTATCATTCATTATTTTTGGGGCAAGTTTCCAGAATTCGCTGTTTATGATTGATTATAAAATTAATCAGGATTTCTACGAAATTCATTGTATCAATAAAGATAAACCGAGCCTGGCTTGTCACGGTAAATGTCAAATGCAAAAGGAAAGTGAAAAAAGCACGAATCCTTTTAATCTGGTAATATACTCGTTTGAGTTTAATATTTTACCGACTGCAGCAGTTGATTATTTTGTTAAAAAACCAAATTTCGTTCACTCTGAATCTGCGAATTTTAGTTACAGAGAATTGTTTATTCCAGAAATCTCGCTCAGTATTCTACCGCATCCGCCGCAAGTATAATTTGATGTATTCGATTCACTTCTTCTTTTTCAACTGAAACTGAAGTGGTTTGACCGTCTCTTTTAAGAGGGAAAAATTTACTCAAATTATCACTTAAATTCAAAAAAAATGAAATTTTCATTCAAAACTATATTTGCCTTATTGGCAATGGCATTCCTTGTAATCTCTTGTCGTACGTCTGATGATGACCCAATCAATGCCGTAAATCCTAATACTGAAATCGAAGGCTTATTAAAAATTAAAGAAGTTACCAACGATACGCATGTTATCGAACTGTATTCTAAATCCGGAACAACCACTTTAGGTTATAACGATATCAAACTTCGTATTAAAAATAAATCCACCAATCAGTACGAAAAAAACGCAACCATTACCTGGAAACCGATGATGCATATGACTTCAATGATGCATTCTTGTCCGAATTCAACTGTACAAAAAGTATCTTCTGACGGATCTTTATATTCAGGTTATATCGTTTTTCAAATGCCTGAGAATGCGACCGAATATTGGGATCTGAAAATTGATTATACAATTGGCAGCACTACTTACACGGCAACTACTGTAATTAATGTTCCTGTTGAAACTAAAAAAACAGTGAACTCATTTATGGGAAGCGACGGTGTGAAATATGTCATGGCTTACATCGACCCGAAATCTCCGAAAGTTGCAACAAATGATATGACTTTAGGCGTTTGGAAAATGCAGGACATGAATAATTTCCCTGTGATAGATGGTTATACCGTAAAAGTAGATCCAAGAATGCCGGGAATGGGAAATCACAGTTCACCCAATAATGTTCACGCAACTCAAACTGCTGCTGGTAAATTATACAATGGTAAACTTTCATTAACAATGACGGGCTGCTGGAAAATCAATTTACAATTGGTAAAAGGAGACGGAACTGTAGTGGCTGGTCAAGAAGTTACAG
This DNA window, taken from Kaistella carnis, encodes the following:
- the miaB gene encoding tRNA (N6-isopentenyl adenosine(37)-C2)-methylthiotransferase MiaB, encoding MQEKYIDETKQGEAFAIAEKPQNSKKLFLESYGCQMNFSDSEIVASILNEQGYNTTLSPDDADLILLNTCSIRDKAEQTVRMRLSQFKNLKKEKPNLTVGVLGCMAERLKTKFLEEEQLVDLVVGPDAYRDLPNLLKETEGGRDAINVILSKDETYADINPVRLGGNGVTAFVTITRGCDNMCTFCVVPFTRGRERSRDPHSIIEECKQLWDNGYKEITLLGQNVDSYLWFGGGPKKDFKKASEMQKLTAVNFAQLMEMVALAVPKMRIRFSTSNPHDMTTDVFHVMAKYDNICKYVHLPVQSGSDRMLERMNRQHTRAEYLELIRQAKAIVPDVSFSQDMIIGFCGETEEDHQLTLSLMREVEYDYGYMFSYSERPGTPAAKKMEDDIPAEVKQRRLAEVIALQGELSRKRMQGYVGRNHEVLIEGTSRKNENQWKGRNSQNAVCVFDKLPGQKLGDFVTVFVEGNTQGTLLGRTVQ
- a CDS encoding IS1595 family transposase, which gives rise to MNIFSFGVEFSSEEDCISHFKAERDKIGVSCKCGKTDFFWIKSRLSYECKSCRKRTTLRSGTIMENSNLSFLVWYKAMFLMSATKKGFSAKEMQRQLGLKRYEPVWAMMHKLRKAMGKRDERYTLEGMIEMDEGYFTVESRELEQEKGIRGRGAVGKQNVAVMAESTPLENIETGETSKSCRYFKAIVLEDHTAEGINETIKESLAESSIVFTDQSTSYVDISQLVEIHISEKSSKETTKDTLRWVHIFISNAKRNLLGNYHKIKRKNLQLYLNEFVYKLNRRYFEDKLFDRLVIASITGV
- the lysA gene encoding diaminopimelate decarboxylase, with translation MTDKNLIKIAEEFGTPTYVYDAESIKNHYEKLTSSFHKSTRFFYAAKALTNINILKYIKNLGASLDCVSINEVKLGLKAGFTSDKILFTPNCVDLREIEEAMGLKVHINIDNISILEQFGNKYGNTYPIFVRINPHIYAGGNHKISTGHIDSKFGISIHQLRHIERVMKSTNLLVEGLHMHTGSEIKDADVFLQGLEIMFELAEHFPDLKYIDMGSGFKVPYQEGDMETDVKTLGKKVEKAVADYQKESSRKFQLWFEPGKYLVSESGHFLVKSNVIKQTTATVFVGINSGFNHLIRPMFYDSYHIIENLSNPKGPERIYTVVGNICETDTFAWDRKINEVREGDILVFRNAGAYGFEMSSNFNSRLKPAEVFFLDGKAHLIRRREEFEDLLKNQIEVL
- a CDS encoding 3'-5' exonuclease; the protein is MYSVIDIESNGAPFRKESIIEIAVYKYDGHRIVDQFISLVNPESDITPFVQKLTKISPKMVRTAPKFHEIAKRVVEITENTTLVGHNIEFDYRMLRQEFKRLGYDFKINTIDTIPLAKKLIPMAESYNLGKLVKSLGIPLVDQHRASGDAKATLELFKLLMIKDKDSEIIQQHHDEVNAKTYLNKIRDLTQDLPAEKGILYFQDKDGKIIFSDFVEDLNKFAKSVFNSKSKRWKTIQEEVEQIHYELTGNDVLAKLLMKTKGLRKKESLLFGLYHKNDNYFADKISNQKIEKPLLKFKSFTQGSKAVSFINSNPELKDVNNLKKRITISKKDELWISTGRVLGEKYFLLFEKGKLKSYGFYELYTQIESLQKLSSLKIDIDFPTADLQNDLKLGLLRGDFEIVPLPVK
- a CDS encoding helicase HerA-like domain-containing protein, which gives rise to MADKEKFIQELTSRYTPKGEFITLGKGMLDGEVVTEVDVTIPLKTINRHGLIAGATGTGKTKTVQVFAEQLSHAGIPSLVLDIKGDFSGIAEPGTESAIISERYAKTQLPYQAQSFPVELMSISGEKGVKLRATVTEFGPLLLSKILNLNDTQSSIMSIVFKYSDDKGLPLIDLHDLKKLLQYLTDNDQGKADLKANYGSISPASLGAILRSIVALEQQGATEFFGEPSFDVNDLLQTRDGKGVVNILRVQNIQSQPQLFSTFMLSLFAEIYMTFPEEGDSGKPKFVLFIDEAHLIFNEASKTLLAQIETMVKLIRSKGVGIYFITQIPGDVPENVLSQLGMKIQHALRGFTAKDRKEISKAVENYPITEYYDSAQLIQNLGIGEAFITALDEKGIPTPLVHTFLISPESRMDVLTESEVAALTGQSALVKKYEQTVNKDSAYEMLTTRMDQAVQDAAPTMKKSVTKEQPNVFQEVIGSRAGKTFMNTFARELGKFALGMITGKRR